In one Bactrocera tryoni isolate S06 chromosome 5, CSIRO_BtryS06_freeze2, whole genome shotgun sequence genomic region, the following are encoded:
- the LOC120779116 gene encoding myeloid zinc finger 1 isoform X1, translated as MAINFSASFAACIAAGLKVPRQIMYCITQDTGQPYVLYKDSQDGERNPAAIGGSAAQWGSEMYPGIQQQAQQHLQAQQQQNGQNPAAQIASAAQAAAAAVAQQQQQQQQQGQQPQSPTGDPRENGGDGVGRQQGSPSTSPYPPQQRVNGGGPPDDDVTMNQVANLQASQQQNSAQSNPNQSNNDPQQHQSTGRDGGAGNPQQQHVQNGGPTQPGQPNDNFQTPQGGELGGYYAPRHPAPQGAMLPPPGFPALHYLNKPVLPGMANAMEQNGGLEGYAMPELLPGGAGGGGDQQGNNGQQNGGAGGNGGNAHNSGANGSGGGEGPVGAAGGAGNGNGAGTGTGGAGGAGTGTGTGSGRGRHPNPNKPPKPHSDLRLFKCLTCGKDFKQKSTLLQHDRIHTDARPYPCSECGKRFRQQSHLTQHLRIHANEKPFTCGYCSRSFRQRAILNQHIRIHSGEKPYACPECGKHFRQKAILNQHVRTHQDVSPNLIFKNGPHPTLWPQDVPYPGDETDTKNDIAGGSGYHDEDSQGTPDGSGGIHYPSYFKDSKGNKNWQKILPDVLQHIGVRPANMPLYVRCPICDKEFKQKTTLLQHGCIHIESRPYPCPECGKRFRQQSHLTQHLRIHTNEKPFGCLYCPRFFRQRTILNQHIRIHTGEKPYKCAQCGKDFRQKAILDQHTRTHQVGDRPFCCPMPNCRRRFATENEVTKHIDNHMNPNTTKRPRQSNTNNPNAANANNPNANSHAAAAAAAAAANHLMNETKNAAQQFLNNNNPAAAGGDNKANILPRAMAAVQNAAVQQSVVKNELYFPQCYGPPFQQTFQTQGQPTAAHSGGAASQPPVNVTVPNSVAPGVVVQQNTPTSVVAQ; from the exons ATGGCGATCAATTTCTCCGCATCCTTTGCGGCTTGCATCGCCGCTGGACTGAAGGTACCGCGACAAATAATGTATTGCATCACGCAAGACACCGGCCAGCCCTATGTGCTGTACAAGGACTCACAGGATGGCGAACGCAATCCGGCCGCGATTGGCGGTTCGGCCGCGCAGTGGGGCAGCGAAATGTATCCGGGCATACAGCAGCAGGCACAGCAACATTtgcaagcgcaacaacaacagaatgGACAGAACCCAGCCGCACAGATAGCGAGCGCCGCGCAAGCAGCCGCCGCGGCGgtggcgcaacaacaacagcagcagcaacagcaaggCCAACAGCCGCAAAGTCCCACGGGTGATCCGCGCGAAAATGGCGGCGATGGCGTGGGACGGCAGCAGGGCTCGCCCTCGACGAGTCCATATCCGCCGCAGCAGCGCGTCAATGGCGGCGGGCCACCCGACGATGATGTCACCATGAATCAG GTCGCCAACCTGCAGGCCAGCCAACAGCAGAACTCGGCGCAATCCAACCCAAACCAAAGCAACAACGACCCGCAACAACACCAGAGCACGGGCCGCGATGGCGGCGCGGGGAATCCACAGCAACAGCACGTACAGAATGGCGGCCCGACGCAACCGGGCCAACCTAACGATAACTTCCAAACGCCGCAGGGCGGTGAACTCGGCGGCTACTATGCGCCACGTCATCCAGCGCCGCAAGGCGCCATGCTGCCGCCACCCGGCTTCCCAGCACTACACTATCTCAACAAACCGGTGTTGCCCGGCATGGCGAACGCCATGGAACAGAATGGCGGTCTCGAGGGCTATGCCATGCCCGAACTGCTGCCAGGCGGCGCCGGCGGCGGTGGTGATCAGCAAGGCAATAATGGTCAGCAGAATGGCGGCGCTGGCGGTAATGGCGGCAATGCACACAACAGCGGCGCAAATGGCAGCGGTGGCGGTGAAGGTCCAGTCGGCGCTGCAGGTGGCGCCGGCAATGGCAATGGCGCCGGCACTGGCACGGGTGGTGCTGGTGGTGCGGGCACAGGTACTGGCACCGGCAGTGGACGCGGTCGCCATCCAAATCCGAATAAACCGCCAAAACCGCACAGCGATTTGCGTTTGTTCAAGTGTTTGACCTGCGGCAAAGATTTCAAACAGAAGAGCACACTACTGCAGCACGATCGCATACACACCGATGCGCGTCCGTATCCATGTTCGGAGTGTGGCAAACGTTTCCGTCAACAATCGCATCTGACACAACATTTACGCATACACGCCAACGAGAAACCGTTCACGTGCGGCTATTGTTCGCGCAGCTTCCGTCAGCGGGCGATACTCAACCAACATATACGCATCCATTCGGGTGAGAAGCCCTACGCATGCCCAGAGTGCGGCAAGCACTTTCGCCAGAAGGCCATCCTCAATCAACATGTGCGCACCCACCAAG ATGTCTCACCGAATCTTATCTTCAAGAATGGCCCACATCCGACACTGTGGCCACAGGATGTACCATATCCGGGTGATGAGACTGATACGAAGAATGATATAGCCGGCGGTAGTGGTTATCATGACGAGGATTCACAGGGTACGCCAGACGGCAGCGGCGGTATACATTATCCGTCATACTTTAAGGACAGCAAAGGTAATAAGAACT GGCAAAAGATCTTGCCAGATGTGTTGCAGCATATCGGCGTGCGGCCGGCCAACATGCCGCTCTACGTGCGTTGTCCCATCTGTGACAAGGAGTTTAAGCAGAAGACGACACTGCTGCAACACGGCTGCATACACATCGAGTCGCGTCCGTATCCATGCCCCGAGTGCGGCAAACGCTTCCGACAGCAGTCGCACCTAACGCAACATTTACGAATACACACGAATGAGAAGCCGTTCGGTTGTTTGTATTGTCCGCGTTTCTTCCGGCAGCGCACCATACTGAATCAG catATTCGTATACACACCGGCGAGAAGCCGTACAAATGCGCGCAATGCGGTAAAGACTTCCGTCAGAAGGCCATACTGGATcagcacacacgcacgcacCAGGTA GGCGATCGTCCATTCTGCTGCCCAATGCCAAATTGCCGACGTCGCTTCGCCACCGAGAACGAGGTGACCAAACACATCGACAACCACATGAATCCGAACACGACAAAACGGCCACGTCAAAGCAACACGAATAATCCGAATGCGGCCAATGCCAATAATCCGAATGCCAACAGTCATGCggccgctgccgccgccgcaGCCGCTGCCAATCATTTAATGAACGAGACCAAGAATGCGGCACAACAATtcctcaacaacaacaatccgGCTGCGGCTGGTGGCGACAATAAAGCGAATATTTTGCCACGCGCCATGGCGGCCGTACAGAATGCCGCCGTGCAACAGTCGGTCGTCAAGAATGAATTGTACTTCCCGCAGTGTTATGGACCGCCGTTCCAGCAAACGTTTCAGACGCAGGGACAGCCCACAGCGGCGCATAGTGGCGGTGCCGCTTCACAGCCGCCCGTCAACGTGACGGTGCCGAATTCGGTGGCGCCCGGTGTGGTGGTGCAACAGAACACGCCCACATCGGTGGTGGCTCAGT
- the LOC120779116 gene encoding myeloid zinc finger 1 isoform X2: protein MAINFSASFAACIAAGLKVPRQIMYCITQDTGQPYVLYKDSQDGERNPAAIGGSAAQWGSEMYPGIQQQAQQHLQAQQQQNGQNPAAQIASAAQAAAAAVAQQQQQQQQQGQQPQSPTGDPRENGGDGVGRQQGSPSTSPYPPQQRVNGGGPPDDDVTMNQVANLQASQQQNSAQSNPNQSNNDPQQHQSTGRDGGAGNPQQQHVQNGGPTQPGQPNDNFQTPQGGELGGYYAPRHPAPQGAMLPPPGFPALHYLNKPVLPGMANAMEQNGGLEGYAMPELLPGGAGGGGDQQGNNGQQNGGAGGNGGNAHNSGANGSGGGEGPVGAAGGAGNGNGAGTGTGGAGGAGTGTGTGSGRGRHPNPNKPPKPHSDLRLFKCLTCGKDFKQKSTLLQHDRIHTDARPYPCSECGKRFRQQSHLTQHLRIHANEKPFTCGYCSRSFRQRAILNQHIRIHSGEKPYACPECGKHFRQKAILNQHVRTHQDVSPNLIFKNGPHPTLWPQDVPYPGDETDTKNDIAGGSGYHDEDSQGTPDGSGGIHYPSYFKDSKGQKILPDVLQHIGVRPANMPLYVRCPICDKEFKQKTTLLQHGCIHIESRPYPCPECGKRFRQQSHLTQHLRIHTNEKPFGCLYCPRFFRQRTILNQHIRIHTGEKPYKCAQCGKDFRQKAILDQHTRTHQGDRPFCCPMPNCRRRFATENEVTKHIDNHMNPNTTKRPRQSNTNNPNAANANNPNANSHAAAAAAAAAANHLMNETKNAAQQFLNNNNPAAAGGDNKANILPRAMAAVQNAAVQQSVVKNELYFPQCYGPPFQQTFQTQGQPTAAHSGGAASQPPVNVTVPNSVAPGVVVQQNTPTSVVAQ from the exons ATGGCGATCAATTTCTCCGCATCCTTTGCGGCTTGCATCGCCGCTGGACTGAAGGTACCGCGACAAATAATGTATTGCATCACGCAAGACACCGGCCAGCCCTATGTGCTGTACAAGGACTCACAGGATGGCGAACGCAATCCGGCCGCGATTGGCGGTTCGGCCGCGCAGTGGGGCAGCGAAATGTATCCGGGCATACAGCAGCAGGCACAGCAACATTtgcaagcgcaacaacaacagaatgGACAGAACCCAGCCGCACAGATAGCGAGCGCCGCGCAAGCAGCCGCCGCGGCGgtggcgcaacaacaacagcagcagcaacagcaaggCCAACAGCCGCAAAGTCCCACGGGTGATCCGCGCGAAAATGGCGGCGATGGCGTGGGACGGCAGCAGGGCTCGCCCTCGACGAGTCCATATCCGCCGCAGCAGCGCGTCAATGGCGGCGGGCCACCCGACGATGATGTCACCATGAATCAG GTCGCCAACCTGCAGGCCAGCCAACAGCAGAACTCGGCGCAATCCAACCCAAACCAAAGCAACAACGACCCGCAACAACACCAGAGCACGGGCCGCGATGGCGGCGCGGGGAATCCACAGCAACAGCACGTACAGAATGGCGGCCCGACGCAACCGGGCCAACCTAACGATAACTTCCAAACGCCGCAGGGCGGTGAACTCGGCGGCTACTATGCGCCACGTCATCCAGCGCCGCAAGGCGCCATGCTGCCGCCACCCGGCTTCCCAGCACTACACTATCTCAACAAACCGGTGTTGCCCGGCATGGCGAACGCCATGGAACAGAATGGCGGTCTCGAGGGCTATGCCATGCCCGAACTGCTGCCAGGCGGCGCCGGCGGCGGTGGTGATCAGCAAGGCAATAATGGTCAGCAGAATGGCGGCGCTGGCGGTAATGGCGGCAATGCACACAACAGCGGCGCAAATGGCAGCGGTGGCGGTGAAGGTCCAGTCGGCGCTGCAGGTGGCGCCGGCAATGGCAATGGCGCCGGCACTGGCACGGGTGGTGCTGGTGGTGCGGGCACAGGTACTGGCACCGGCAGTGGACGCGGTCGCCATCCAAATCCGAATAAACCGCCAAAACCGCACAGCGATTTGCGTTTGTTCAAGTGTTTGACCTGCGGCAAAGATTTCAAACAGAAGAGCACACTACTGCAGCACGATCGCATACACACCGATGCGCGTCCGTATCCATGTTCGGAGTGTGGCAAACGTTTCCGTCAACAATCGCATCTGACACAACATTTACGCATACACGCCAACGAGAAACCGTTCACGTGCGGCTATTGTTCGCGCAGCTTCCGTCAGCGGGCGATACTCAACCAACATATACGCATCCATTCGGGTGAGAAGCCCTACGCATGCCCAGAGTGCGGCAAGCACTTTCGCCAGAAGGCCATCCTCAATCAACATGTGCGCACCCACCAAG ATGTCTCACCGAATCTTATCTTCAAGAATGGCCCACATCCGACACTGTGGCCACAGGATGTACCATATCCGGGTGATGAGACTGATACGAAGAATGATATAGCCGGCGGTAGTGGTTATCATGACGAGGATTCACAGGGTACGCCAGACGGCAGCGGCGGTATACATTATCCGTCATACTTTAAGGACAGCAAAG GGCAAAAGATCTTGCCAGATGTGTTGCAGCATATCGGCGTGCGGCCGGCCAACATGCCGCTCTACGTGCGTTGTCCCATCTGTGACAAGGAGTTTAAGCAGAAGACGACACTGCTGCAACACGGCTGCATACACATCGAGTCGCGTCCGTATCCATGCCCCGAGTGCGGCAAACGCTTCCGACAGCAGTCGCACCTAACGCAACATTTACGAATACACACGAATGAGAAGCCGTTCGGTTGTTTGTATTGTCCGCGTTTCTTCCGGCAGCGCACCATACTGAATCAG catATTCGTATACACACCGGCGAGAAGCCGTACAAATGCGCGCAATGCGGTAAAGACTTCCGTCAGAAGGCCATACTGGATcagcacacacgcacgcacCAG GGCGATCGTCCATTCTGCTGCCCAATGCCAAATTGCCGACGTCGCTTCGCCACCGAGAACGAGGTGACCAAACACATCGACAACCACATGAATCCGAACACGACAAAACGGCCACGTCAAAGCAACACGAATAATCCGAATGCGGCCAATGCCAATAATCCGAATGCCAACAGTCATGCggccgctgccgccgccgcaGCCGCTGCCAATCATTTAATGAACGAGACCAAGAATGCGGCACAACAATtcctcaacaacaacaatccgGCTGCGGCTGGTGGCGACAATAAAGCGAATATTTTGCCACGCGCCATGGCGGCCGTACAGAATGCCGCCGTGCAACAGTCGGTCGTCAAGAATGAATTGTACTTCCCGCAGTGTTATGGACCGCCGTTCCAGCAAACGTTTCAGACGCAGGGACAGCCCACAGCGGCGCATAGTGGCGGTGCCGCTTCACAGCCGCCCGTCAACGTGACGGTGCCGAATTCGGTGGCGCCCGGTGTGGTGGTGCAACAGAACACGCCCACATCGGTGGTGGCTCAGT
- the LOC120779116 gene encoding myeloid zinc finger 1 isoform X4: MAINFSASFAACIAAGLKVPRQIMYCITQDTGQPYVLYKDSQDGERNPAAIGGSAAQWGSEMYPGIQQQAQQHLQAQQQQNGQNPAAQIASAAQAAAAAVAQQQQQQQQQGQQPQSPTGDPRENGGDGVGRQQGSPSTSPYPPQQRVNGGGPPDDDVTMNQVANLQASQQQNSAQSNPNQSNNDPQQHQSTGRDGGAGNPQQQHVQNGGPTQPGQPNDNFQTPQGGELGGYYAPRHPAPQGAMLPPPGFPALHYLNKPVLPGMANAMEQNGGLEGYAMPELLPGGAGGGGDQQGNNGQQNGGAGGNGGNAHNSGANGSGGGEGPVGAAGGAGNGNGAGTGTGGAGGAGTGTGTGSGRGRHPNPNKPPKPHSDLRLFKCLTCGKDFKQKSTLLQHDRIHTDARPYPCSECGKRFRQQSHLTQHLRIHANEKPFTCGYCSRSFRQRAILNQHIRIHSDVSPNLIFKNGPHPTLWPQDVPYPGDETDTKNDIAGGSGYHDEDSQGTPDGSGGIHYPSYFKDSKGQKILPDVLQHIGVRPANMPLYVRCPICDKEFKQKTTLLQHGCIHIESRPYPCPECGKRFRQQSHLTQHLRIHTNEKPFGCLYCPRFFRQRTILNQHIRIHTGEKPYKCAQCGKDFRQKAILDQHTRTHQVGDRPFCCPMPNCRRRFATENEVTKHIDNHMNPNTTKRPRQSNTNNPNAANANNPNANSHAAAAAAAAAANHLMNETKNAAQQFLNNNNPAAAGGDNKANILPRAMAAVQNAAVQQSVVKNELYFPQCYGPPFQQTFQTQGQPTAAHSGGAASQPPVNVTVPNSVAPGVVVQQNTPTSVVAQ, encoded by the exons ATGGCGATCAATTTCTCCGCATCCTTTGCGGCTTGCATCGCCGCTGGACTGAAGGTACCGCGACAAATAATGTATTGCATCACGCAAGACACCGGCCAGCCCTATGTGCTGTACAAGGACTCACAGGATGGCGAACGCAATCCGGCCGCGATTGGCGGTTCGGCCGCGCAGTGGGGCAGCGAAATGTATCCGGGCATACAGCAGCAGGCACAGCAACATTtgcaagcgcaacaacaacagaatgGACAGAACCCAGCCGCACAGATAGCGAGCGCCGCGCAAGCAGCCGCCGCGGCGgtggcgcaacaacaacagcagcagcaacagcaaggCCAACAGCCGCAAAGTCCCACGGGTGATCCGCGCGAAAATGGCGGCGATGGCGTGGGACGGCAGCAGGGCTCGCCCTCGACGAGTCCATATCCGCCGCAGCAGCGCGTCAATGGCGGCGGGCCACCCGACGATGATGTCACCATGAATCAG GTCGCCAACCTGCAGGCCAGCCAACAGCAGAACTCGGCGCAATCCAACCCAAACCAAAGCAACAACGACCCGCAACAACACCAGAGCACGGGCCGCGATGGCGGCGCGGGGAATCCACAGCAACAGCACGTACAGAATGGCGGCCCGACGCAACCGGGCCAACCTAACGATAACTTCCAAACGCCGCAGGGCGGTGAACTCGGCGGCTACTATGCGCCACGTCATCCAGCGCCGCAAGGCGCCATGCTGCCGCCACCCGGCTTCCCAGCACTACACTATCTCAACAAACCGGTGTTGCCCGGCATGGCGAACGCCATGGAACAGAATGGCGGTCTCGAGGGCTATGCCATGCCCGAACTGCTGCCAGGCGGCGCCGGCGGCGGTGGTGATCAGCAAGGCAATAATGGTCAGCAGAATGGCGGCGCTGGCGGTAATGGCGGCAATGCACACAACAGCGGCGCAAATGGCAGCGGTGGCGGTGAAGGTCCAGTCGGCGCTGCAGGTGGCGCCGGCAATGGCAATGGCGCCGGCACTGGCACGGGTGGTGCTGGTGGTGCGGGCACAGGTACTGGCACCGGCAGTGGACGCGGTCGCCATCCAAATCCGAATAAACCGCCAAAACCGCACAGCGATTTGCGTTTGTTCAAGTGTTTGACCTGCGGCAAAGATTTCAAACAGAAGAGCACACTACTGCAGCACGATCGCATACACACCGATGCGCGTCCGTATCCATGTTCGGAGTGTGGCAAACGTTTCCGTCAACAATCGCATCTGACACAACATTTACGCATACACGCCAACGAGAAACCGTTCACGTGCGGCTATTGTTCGCGCAGCTTCCGTCAGCGGGCGATACTCAACCAACATATACGCATCCATTCGG ATGTCTCACCGAATCTTATCTTCAAGAATGGCCCACATCCGACACTGTGGCCACAGGATGTACCATATCCGGGTGATGAGACTGATACGAAGAATGATATAGCCGGCGGTAGTGGTTATCATGACGAGGATTCACAGGGTACGCCAGACGGCAGCGGCGGTATACATTATCCGTCATACTTTAAGGACAGCAAAG GGCAAAAGATCTTGCCAGATGTGTTGCAGCATATCGGCGTGCGGCCGGCCAACATGCCGCTCTACGTGCGTTGTCCCATCTGTGACAAGGAGTTTAAGCAGAAGACGACACTGCTGCAACACGGCTGCATACACATCGAGTCGCGTCCGTATCCATGCCCCGAGTGCGGCAAACGCTTCCGACAGCAGTCGCACCTAACGCAACATTTACGAATACACACGAATGAGAAGCCGTTCGGTTGTTTGTATTGTCCGCGTTTCTTCCGGCAGCGCACCATACTGAATCAG catATTCGTATACACACCGGCGAGAAGCCGTACAAATGCGCGCAATGCGGTAAAGACTTCCGTCAGAAGGCCATACTGGATcagcacacacgcacgcacCAGGTA GGCGATCGTCCATTCTGCTGCCCAATGCCAAATTGCCGACGTCGCTTCGCCACCGAGAACGAGGTGACCAAACACATCGACAACCACATGAATCCGAACACGACAAAACGGCCACGTCAAAGCAACACGAATAATCCGAATGCGGCCAATGCCAATAATCCGAATGCCAACAGTCATGCggccgctgccgccgccgcaGCCGCTGCCAATCATTTAATGAACGAGACCAAGAATGCGGCACAACAATtcctcaacaacaacaatccgGCTGCGGCTGGTGGCGACAATAAAGCGAATATTTTGCCACGCGCCATGGCGGCCGTACAGAATGCCGCCGTGCAACAGTCGGTCGTCAAGAATGAATTGTACTTCCCGCAGTGTTATGGACCGCCGTTCCAGCAAACGTTTCAGACGCAGGGACAGCCCACAGCGGCGCATAGTGGCGGTGCCGCTTCACAGCCGCCCGTCAACGTGACGGTGCCGAATTCGGTGGCGCCCGGTGTGGTGGTGCAACAGAACACGCCCACATCGGTGGTGGCTCAGT
- the LOC120779116 gene encoding myeloid zinc finger 1 isoform X5: protein MAINFSASFAACIAAGLKVPRQIMYCITQDTGQPYVLYKDSQDGERNPAAIGGSAAQWGSEMYPGIQQQAQQHLQAQQQQNGQNPAAQIASAAQAAAAAVAQQQQQQQQQGQQPQSPTGDPRENGGDGVGRQQGSPSTSPYPPQQRVNGGGPPDDDVTMNQVANLQASQQQNSAQSNPNQSNNDPQQHQSTGRDGGAGNPQQQHVQNGGPTQPGQPNDNFQTPQGGELGGYYAPRHPAPQGAMLPPPGFPALHYLNKPVLPGMANAMEQNGGLEGYAMPELLPGGAGGGGDQQGNNGQQNGGAGGNGGNAHNSGANGSGGGEGPVGAAGGAGNGNGAGTGTGGAGGAGTGTGTGSGRGRHPNPNKPPKPHSDLRLFKCLTCGKDFKQKSTLLQHDRIHTDARPYPCSECGKRFRQQSHLTQHLRIHANEKPFTCGYCSRSFRQRAILNQHIRIHSDVSPNLIFKNGPHPTLWPQDVPYPGDETDTKNDIAGGSGYHDEDSQGTPDGSGGIHYPSYFKDSKGQKILPDVLQHIGVRPANMPLYVRCPICDKEFKQKTTLLQHGCIHIESRPYPCPECGKRFRQQSHLTQHLRIHTNEKPFGCLYCPRFFRQRTILNQHIRIHTGEKPYKCAQCGKDFRQKAILDQHTRTHQGDRPFCCPMPNCRRRFATENEVTKHIDNHMNPNTTKRPRQSNTNNPNAANANNPNANSHAAAAAAAAAANHLMNETKNAAQQFLNNNNPAAAGGDNKANILPRAMAAVQNAAVQQSVVKNELYFPQCYGPPFQQTFQTQGQPTAAHSGGAASQPPVNVTVPNSVAPGVVVQQNTPTSVVAQ from the exons ATGGCGATCAATTTCTCCGCATCCTTTGCGGCTTGCATCGCCGCTGGACTGAAGGTACCGCGACAAATAATGTATTGCATCACGCAAGACACCGGCCAGCCCTATGTGCTGTACAAGGACTCACAGGATGGCGAACGCAATCCGGCCGCGATTGGCGGTTCGGCCGCGCAGTGGGGCAGCGAAATGTATCCGGGCATACAGCAGCAGGCACAGCAACATTtgcaagcgcaacaacaacagaatgGACAGAACCCAGCCGCACAGATAGCGAGCGCCGCGCAAGCAGCCGCCGCGGCGgtggcgcaacaacaacagcagcagcaacagcaaggCCAACAGCCGCAAAGTCCCACGGGTGATCCGCGCGAAAATGGCGGCGATGGCGTGGGACGGCAGCAGGGCTCGCCCTCGACGAGTCCATATCCGCCGCAGCAGCGCGTCAATGGCGGCGGGCCACCCGACGATGATGTCACCATGAATCAG GTCGCCAACCTGCAGGCCAGCCAACAGCAGAACTCGGCGCAATCCAACCCAAACCAAAGCAACAACGACCCGCAACAACACCAGAGCACGGGCCGCGATGGCGGCGCGGGGAATCCACAGCAACAGCACGTACAGAATGGCGGCCCGACGCAACCGGGCCAACCTAACGATAACTTCCAAACGCCGCAGGGCGGTGAACTCGGCGGCTACTATGCGCCACGTCATCCAGCGCCGCAAGGCGCCATGCTGCCGCCACCCGGCTTCCCAGCACTACACTATCTCAACAAACCGGTGTTGCCCGGCATGGCGAACGCCATGGAACAGAATGGCGGTCTCGAGGGCTATGCCATGCCCGAACTGCTGCCAGGCGGCGCCGGCGGCGGTGGTGATCAGCAAGGCAATAATGGTCAGCAGAATGGCGGCGCTGGCGGTAATGGCGGCAATGCACACAACAGCGGCGCAAATGGCAGCGGTGGCGGTGAAGGTCCAGTCGGCGCTGCAGGTGGCGCCGGCAATGGCAATGGCGCCGGCACTGGCACGGGTGGTGCTGGTGGTGCGGGCACAGGTACTGGCACCGGCAGTGGACGCGGTCGCCATCCAAATCCGAATAAACCGCCAAAACCGCACAGCGATTTGCGTTTGTTCAAGTGTTTGACCTGCGGCAAAGATTTCAAACAGAAGAGCACACTACTGCAGCACGATCGCATACACACCGATGCGCGTCCGTATCCATGTTCGGAGTGTGGCAAACGTTTCCGTCAACAATCGCATCTGACACAACATTTACGCATACACGCCAACGAGAAACCGTTCACGTGCGGCTATTGTTCGCGCAGCTTCCGTCAGCGGGCGATACTCAACCAACATATACGCATCCATTCGG ATGTCTCACCGAATCTTATCTTCAAGAATGGCCCACATCCGACACTGTGGCCACAGGATGTACCATATCCGGGTGATGAGACTGATACGAAGAATGATATAGCCGGCGGTAGTGGTTATCATGACGAGGATTCACAGGGTACGCCAGACGGCAGCGGCGGTATACATTATCCGTCATACTTTAAGGACAGCAAAG GGCAAAAGATCTTGCCAGATGTGTTGCAGCATATCGGCGTGCGGCCGGCCAACATGCCGCTCTACGTGCGTTGTCCCATCTGTGACAAGGAGTTTAAGCAGAAGACGACACTGCTGCAACACGGCTGCATACACATCGAGTCGCGTCCGTATCCATGCCCCGAGTGCGGCAAACGCTTCCGACAGCAGTCGCACCTAACGCAACATTTACGAATACACACGAATGAGAAGCCGTTCGGTTGTTTGTATTGTCCGCGTTTCTTCCGGCAGCGCACCATACTGAATCAG catATTCGTATACACACCGGCGAGAAGCCGTACAAATGCGCGCAATGCGGTAAAGACTTCCGTCAGAAGGCCATACTGGATcagcacacacgcacgcacCAG GGCGATCGTCCATTCTGCTGCCCAATGCCAAATTGCCGACGTCGCTTCGCCACCGAGAACGAGGTGACCAAACACATCGACAACCACATGAATCCGAACACGACAAAACGGCCACGTCAAAGCAACACGAATAATCCGAATGCGGCCAATGCCAATAATCCGAATGCCAACAGTCATGCggccgctgccgccgccgcaGCCGCTGCCAATCATTTAATGAACGAGACCAAGAATGCGGCACAACAATtcctcaacaacaacaatccgGCTGCGGCTGGTGGCGACAATAAAGCGAATATTTTGCCACGCGCCATGGCGGCCGTACAGAATGCCGCCGTGCAACAGTCGGTCGTCAAGAATGAATTGTACTTCCCGCAGTGTTATGGACCGCCGTTCCAGCAAACGTTTCAGACGCAGGGACAGCCCACAGCGGCGCATAGTGGCGGTGCCGCTTCACAGCCGCCCGTCAACGTGACGGTGCCGAATTCGGTGGCGCCCGGTGTGGTGGTGCAACAGAACACGCCCACATCGGTGGTGGCTCAGT